The Musa acuminata AAA Group cultivar baxijiao chromosome BXJ1-8, Cavendish_Baxijiao_AAA, whole genome shotgun sequence genomic sequence TCAAATCTCGTtcactgttttttttttctttttttcctattCTAACCAATACTAAGTCAGCTCTAGTGTCATTTGTCACGACCCGACTTGATGGCATAACTGATCCATTGACTTGTCGAGTTTGAACCACTGATTTAAGATGCTTAGACCCAAGACTCTAGCACTTTAAGTTCAAGTCTTCTTCCACTTCAAATGCAGGTTTAAACAGGGTATTATAGAATCCATCTTGGTCCAGTTTTGTTGAATTTTGTAATAATGTCTCTAAATATTTACTGAAAGATACTTCCAGTGATTACAATATATCTCTGGTTGGGCTATCAAGGTTTAATTCTACTCATGGTGATTACATGATGGGAAGAAAACCTGTTAATAcggaataatttttttccctctttgtatatcaaaataggttcctcatcaaaatactaacttgatatcaaaatgctaatatcaatcagcacagcataaacaatagagcaataaatcaatcgatcaaatctttttaacataaaaaatccaatgtggaaaaaatcaaactttcactatcaataataatgataacagatttATAGTAggtttctctagaataactagaggatcagaataagaaTAACATAGATGTTGGTTTAAGAATAACATATCTTGTAAGATGGATCttcctcaaaaaaaaaattctagattTCACAAAGTAAATATCGCAGGaaaataccttagagagggtaaattgtagatcaacaccgttaggattgtagagtttgctgcaaggattctccacataagatttgagccgaaactgacaacgtttgaccacagatcgtcaagcagaaaagcacagaaacctaatctttctctctctctttctctctcctctttcctctgcacgtcACTGCAATCTCTAATCTCACCCTAATTTCATTCTCTCTGATCTCCgattagttgatttgggcttatgacccaaattgtccaagccggACTGGACCCGACATTACAATATATGGCTTTCATGTGGACCTTCTCATTTGATCTCTAAATCCCTCTATATTTCTCAAAagtaaagttaaagaaaaaaaggagTGACTGTTTGGCTCATTAGGCAACGATGTTCACAGTTcaccccaaaaaaaaaatttcgatgGTCCGCAACTAGATCGACATCGAAGTTCTTTTGCGAGGTGTGTGAAACATTACGAGCGTGATGAATACTTTGGCAGTAACAGTGGTAGAATATTACCTTTCATCAATATTACTTATGCATCAGATATGATTAATGTATAAACAACATGTGACCCGTTCTACAGGATCTTCCCCAAATAGAACGAAACAAGTTTATATCGCTAAAATTCATCGGAGACTTCACCAAAACGTTAGCAAAAATTGGTCAGAATAATATGTTTAAGAAGCTCTAAGTTGCTATATGGTACGATTGATTACCATGAGAGGCCTCGTCATCATTGTGCTTGAGAACGCCCCAAATCCCCAAGAATCGGCGGCACCTCCGCGGCGAGCCACGGTGCAAGGCCCAGGCAAAAGGGCGTGCGCGATTCCAAACCTAGGGTTGTCGATAAACAAATGGACAGACAATTAACGAAGAAGAAGTACCAGTTGTTGAAGTCGACGGTGAGGCAGATCTCGTCGAGTTGGGGGGAGCTCGATCTGGAGGGCGGTGGCGGGGAATGTCGAACTGGAGTTGGAACCGTTTCTATTCGCCTCATCTCCACGACTCTCCGTCTGTCGATCTCGATCCTTCCCCGCTCTCGCGCGCGCGGCCGGCCGGAGCCAACGGCATGCACTAATTATTGGCGCGACTGCAGATTCAAAATCCGACCCGGTTAGAACAGGCTACGGATATGTCGCGAGGTAGCGGAGGAGGACGGAGCCAACGAACTCGAGATCCGACCCGGTTAGAACAGCAAATTATATGAATGGCTGTTGTTGTTGAACTTGGTAATCCACTAATAgcttatttaattttaatctgTCATCTTATGATGTGATTCATTCATTCGTAGCCTTCATCTTGGAATAATGAGAAATCAGTCTTAATAATGTATTGCCATAACGGCCTGCGCAAGCATGCTGGAATGTGTAACGTGCCAGTGAGCCGCACTGGGTGCTGTGCCCATACCCCCATAGGGAATGACATCATTATGCAACCACACACATGACCAGCATGGCACGACATGTTGGCACATGCCGTGCCATGTGCCATCCTGGTGGATACTAGATCACCCAGGCCATGGCTAGTGTAAAAAATCATTGGCTACCGATATCAAATTGTTTGTTTCTACTACAAGAAAAGAAAGGATACATagagaagacttttttttttaatttgcctACCGGATAAgtcgttgcaaaaaaaaaaaaaaaagattctcaAGTGAAAACAAATTCACAACCCCTGAAAAAGGCAAAACAAAGATTTATGTTACTTTCATCAATTCACCCCGGCATGAGCCATATGCTTATTTGCATAACAACAGAAGATCCATCAGCTACAAGCAAAAATAGAGGTATAATTAACATTTAAAAAAGCATAGAACTAAGACGACCAACATGATAACTACCAACGACAATAAAAAATAGGTACCCGGAAGATACATTGAGAGATCAAAAGAATAGAACAAAACTTCCAAAATGGTCACAATTAACGAAAAAGATCTTCAATTTTTATTCTACAAGTTGGCAAGGACGGTAGCTAATAGTAGTCAGCATACTAGTCGGCTCCTCTTAGAAAGTCATCCTTAATCGAACATGTTCCaaacaaaatattttaataaatcaaTGAAAGATAATTGAATGAAATCTCAAACCCAATTAATTACAATTCTAGCCGTAGACCACAGCCGTTCAAAATTAATGGTTACCGTTCTCATGaaaccttctaccgatacgtcgatcgatcctctagctcgacgtccaatcttctcacATGTTCCATTCTGACTCAACATGATTATTGttgccttaattgtctcttcatgatcgaagcttcctgcatcactcaaaacgcagatcaaaccaTAAACAttatcgattgatttcatcatcaaaatctgagattcaacaacctcgAGTGTATTCACACACCTGGATAAGCATTCAAATTCCATATGTGTCCACATCTATTGGACCCTACTTTTAGAAGATTTTTAGGACCATTATCTAGTGCTATGGAACCATATCATTCTTAAAAAGACTATTTGATGCTAGTTAAGCGGCATTCAAACGAATGATACTTCAAACTCGATCAAGtacattattattataattttaagacAAACCAGCACGTAAAAGAAACATAACCTGCAGGCAAATTTAAAATTAAGAAGAAATGAACACCTGAAATCAGTTGATGGATTTGGCCCTTGCCATCCCATGTCCTTCCATTGCTCCGATTTGAGTCCTGTGAGTTTTACTTCAGGAAAGGATGCGTGCCGAAGAGCTCTGAGGGCTTCCTGGTGGCAAAAGTGCAGTAGTGCACAAAATGTAAGATAGGACATCAAGTTCAAACATTTTTTTTTCAAACTGTTCCTAACAAATTGTGATTGCAGCAAACCAATTTCTGGAGCCAGATCTGTGAAATGGACGATTGGTGAAATATATGCTTATAGCCCAACAGAGATGTATGTAGATTTTCTGCTTTTTCAAGTTATTCTTGCAAGTTTCATCTATTTTTCTCAGTATCCAAAAGGAGAGCCAGCAACACATTTTGTAAATAGCTTAATTCTGAACAAATCTTAAAGAAGATGAATGATTCTTGATAAACAAGTAACCCGCTTTCACAATGTGTAAGAACaattcatttttattttacaAGTGGAAAATAAAGTCAAAGAATATGATACCTGATGATCTGCGTGACACTCATCAAATGGTACATTCAAGCATTCCTTAAGCTTTTGAATCTTATTTCCTGCGAAAAAAATATATGAACAAGCAGACATTAAGAACTGTGGACTACGTCGACAGAATTAGAAAACAAGTAAAACCAAATTGATCTTCAAGGGGTAATAATTCACTGAAATGATTTGCTACCTCCACTCATGCATCAAGAATGCCAGAATAGGAAAGCCTCACCCACAAGTCTGTCATTCTATTAACGTATCAATAAAAAGAGAACCTAAGCCATATCAGAAAAGGCTGGTGAttgatataaattatattttatatcagTGAAATTAAAAATGCATGAAGGTAGctggattttttttaatgatgatttatttcACAAAATCATATTCTGAAAAATAGTTGTTTAACATAAAATGCACCATTATATAGATATGCTCGATGATCCTGTTCTTCTTATTCAGATGCCAGGACTCCATCATTGGAACGATATGTCAGAAGTAGCTGGTGAAATAGTTCAGTTCTAGTGGCTCCATGTCTAGTGGTTTGCTGAAATATTGACTTCAGGTCTAGTAGTTTGGTGAAATAGTTAGACATAGCTGCTGCCTGGTGATAAAAGATACAGCAAAATCTTCTAGCATAGTATATTTTCATGGAAAAATCCTATGTCTGCTCTCTAATCAAAACCTATCTTACATTAAGCTAATGGCAATCATGCCTATGGCAGTTAAAAGAGTACATCATTAGAAGTGTGACTTGTGCTAGTGCTTATGGTAGCCATAACTTGAGCTTATAAAAACCCAAAATCCCATAGCCAAGATGTGAAACATCCTGTAATGAACTTATTGTAAAGAAAGATTGGTCACTTCTCACTTTGGGTGATCAAGAAACTCCATAATTTCTCCTATATGCTGTCAACAGTAGTCAATTAAAAGTATGAAGTGATTTAATATGTTGAGAAATCAGAACTTTACATCAAGAGAACATGGTAGAAGTATCAGCCGATGCCTGCTGTTCAACATGAAATGTTCTATTTTCTTCAGCTGAAAATTGACAACATGTCCTCTTGTCATTTGTCAAGTTGTACATGTTGACAAGAAGTAAATTCCATTTTTGAGGACACCGATCCTACAAATACTTCAGCAACCATTACTTCATTAATCCGCTAAGCATTCCTATACttcttgatacagaatatttttaagaatcacatcatgaaacttgatttggtaacccaaatTACCAATTCAAGCAATACATCATGATCAAGTATAATCTATGGCAGATGAGGAAAATCATGTCAACAATAAATCAACTATTTGATTGTGAAAACAAATTACCTGACGAGGGGTCAAAGTATAATTAAGCGTCTTTTCATCACTACCTTGCCGTTTATTACCAATGCAGTAAAGAAATCCTCCGACCATGATCGAGTTCCAACCATAACATCACCTGTAACCACAAAGATATTAGTGTGGATGAAAGATTGCTGTATCCGAAAAGCTacaatttggataaatattcttttggtatcatgaaataTCATGTTATTATGGACTTCTTGAATTTTGTTGAAGGACTTCAAAGAAACATAATCTATTAGGTACTCAAATTGAAAGAAACTAAACAACAAAGAGATAGATTCAGGGTATTAGTAAATGTATTATATGAAACTTTTTTTGCATTCAACTTAGGACTCGGAAGAGTTCTCATTCTCAAGAGTTAATTTTAACTCCATTGGACAAGAAGCAAAAACCTTGACTTACTGTGaacgtaatgaaatatatttagaAAATCAAATGTAATCTAGCATGCATCACCAAAGTTCATCAGATAGCATTTTCTTGTGACTCGAGTGCTGGTTCATTTCAGTTTCCTATGATGTGTTAAATGTGAAGGCCAGTTCAAAGAAGGATCTCTTTTTCAGGTGCCTATCTTTCCTTCCTAACTTATTTGTACGACATCACAGTACTCAGAAAATTATCGATTGCAATGTAGGTAACCATAGTGGAAGGTGATATGCATAAAACGGAGAAGATCATCCCAAATCAATAATCATCTCAACAACCAGATCTCTAAATATTCAAGTTATAGCCAAATTTGATAAATGAAAACTGGGCTAATTAAGAGTGTCACCTATAGGTAATGACTTCAACAGCTTAAATATTCGAAGTTAGTCACTTTGGAGAGCATTGATCGGAAGACCCGACAAAAGCATAACGAAGGATACAGTGAAAAAGAATGACAATCAAATATGGAGTGGAGGCAGTAAATCAACCATTTAATGCGACACAATCTCAAATTGTTTTCTCCTCAAAGGCAAAAAATCCTGTTCCCAAAGAGTATTTCAATAAATACTGTTCATAGAGATTAAAAGTGGATTCTTTCTTCGGTGCGCACAAGAGAACGTCGTTGATGTCGAACCTGCGGCACACCAAGTGGACGCTGGCTGCCTCTGCTTCGACTTCAACAAAACAAGGGGAATTGCAGATCCCGACGTTCGCATAAGTTTCAACCGTCCGATTCCCCAGGCCAAGCTTTCATCGGTGTTCTCTTCTTAACAAACGGAAAAGGAGCCCGTGCGGGCACCTTCCCATCAGGGTGAGAGAGTTGGATATCACCTCCTTTTATTCCCCTTTCGATCGATAATGCAATTCGACGAGGCGccagaaggaggaagaggagggtgaACCGATCGTGCTATCGCGCTAGAACAACGAGGCCTTCCGCCCTTCAAAAAGGGTCCCCAGTCACAGTCTCCTCCCGGCGATCGCTGTGACGGTGCCTGGTTCCGGGAAACGTCGCAGGAATTTGCTTTTCATCTCTCATCTCTTTTTCCCCCTCCTCTTCCGCCTAAACACAATCTGCTCCCCGCTGCCTAATCGCGAAAAGCATCGCAAGAAGCCTATTCTTTGTTTACTTTCAAGAAACGCATTCGAATCTCCGCCTaatctcctctcttcctctccctACCTTAGAGCCGCGCAATGCCCCCGCCAAAAAAGAGTCCGCTCATTGACCGGCAGGTTGCCAATCTTGCCGTGGTTCTCCTCCTCCATGGTGTTCGACGTATCAAAAGGGAAATGTCGGCACTTGTCACAAGTTGCAATAAGAGGTTTCGTTGTCGGTTGGGATATATTTCAACAAGCAAACTACTAAGTTAGGTATGACATCTCGAATTAACATTTGTAAACCTAGGCATCATCGGTTGTCATGCTAATGACGTTTGCTCACTCTGTAATTTTTGCTTAAAATTAAATCTACAACTTAATTAAAAAGTGTTCTTAGGATGAACGACGATTGAAAAATACAAGTTTCGAtcactctaaaaataaataaataaaagtaaatAAATGCTTCCTTTTTATTACGGAAGACCGTATTTGCTTGTAAGTGAGTACATACGGATACGGCGTATATTTCATTCATTATATACAAATTAATTAATTCCTTGGTACGTGCAGGTGTAGCTTCCGAGCACACGTGCGAAGACGGCCATCTCGTTCAGGCGTGCCAGTGCGGCCTCCACGACGGGGTCCGACGCGCTGCCTTCGACGTCCAACACGAAGACGTAGTCCAGGTACGTCACGTTCCTCAGCCCGTCGTCGCCCCGGTCAACCACCCGGAGCGGCTTCGCACGGTTGGGCCGATGGTCGACGCGCGTCACCCTCAGGTCTCGACTCTCGAAGATCCACATCGCCCGGAACAGGTCTGACGCCCCTCCGTCCAGAGTGAAGACCACGGTGGTCTTGTGCGCTGCCCCTCCTCCGATGGAAGAAGAGGCCTGGGCGTGCCCTGAAGATAGGCCGAGCTGGAGGAAGCGGGTGAGGTTGCCACCGAGGTGGTGGTCCTGGAAGTTGGGCTTCAGGACCCGCAGGCCGAATTCCCGGGCGGCCATCCGGCTTCCGATGACCGCGGTGTCCGCCACCCGATTCTCCGCCACGAACCGGGCGGCATCGGTGGCACTAGAGACCTCGTCGACCTCGAGGCCGAGGGCCTCCAGGCTCCGGCGGCAGTGGGACAGGGCCTGCGGGTGACTGATGACCCGGCGGAGGCCGGACCTGAGCACGCCCGGGAGGGAGAGCAGGCAGTGATTGACCGGGAGGACGAGCTCGCCCAAGATGCGGATTCCcgggtggcggaggaggaggtcgAGGTTGCGGTCGATGGGCCCGTCGAGGGAGTTCTCCGCGGGCACCACGGCGCGGTCGGCGGAGTGGTCCTCGAGGACGTCGAAGGCTTCTTCCATGTGGGCGCAGGGGAAGGCCTCGCAGGCCGAGGAGGGGAAGGCCCTGGCGGCGGCCTCCTGGCAGTAGGAGCCGCGGGAACCCTGGTAGGCCACGCGGACGGGGCGACCGGAGGGTTCCCCAGACGCGGGCGGTTGGACTCCCGTGGCGGCCTGCTGCCAGAATAGGCGCTCGAGGTTGGCAATGGCGATCTCGTAGCCCAAGCGCGAGGCCACCTCGTCGGAGGCTCCCAAAGGAGAGGAGGGGCGAGAGGTGCGGATATCTTTCCTCCGGCCCTGCTCGACTTGTCGTTCTTGCCGCTGCTGCTTATTTTGTTCGAAGTTGGCAGCAGCTCTGACACCGATACTGAGAGAAACCGATCCGCTCTTCCTGCTGATAACGTtagcaggaggaagaggaggaggatgtaCTGTGATCGCCATACGATAAACCTCGGCAGATAGAGGAAAAGGCCAAAGGAGAAGATGTGGAAGGGAGGTTTCGTTCTGCTGCCTCTGCCTCTTCCTCTCGACTACTCCACCTATCCGGTGGGTCGGCTTCAGGTAGGAATCAAACGGGAATCACGACGCAAccaaagaggaaggaggaggatttGCTGCGACCCGTCGAGGCGCAGAGATCGTATTCGATCCCTGGCTAGCGCTCCGGCCGGCTAGCTCACCATttataaactctctctctctctctctctctctctctctctctctctctcgcctcgaTCGGGTGGtaggtcgagagagagagagagagacggcgaGGGGTAGGTGGAGAGCGCGTGACGTTCTCTTGACGCACGCGACGGACGACTCTTTCCCCCGCTCGCCCTTCTTCGTTCTCCACAGCTTTTCTTTGTTTGCTTGCTTGCTTCTCTCTTTAATTTCTCGGTCGAGTTGGGTAAAACTTCACCATCTTCATCTTCAGCTTCAACAAATAGCTGCTTTCGGGCGCTGCCATCTACCGGCGACTTTCGCACCTCACGCCTCCTTCACAGCACCTAGCAGTCACCAGACGAGACGACGTCTCCTTGCATCTGCATGCACCAATAAACTATCACACCTCCCCACACCTTAAAAGATatataaaacttataaaatataataagaattttataaaataattcagAGGATATCAAAACAaaacatttttttaattaaaatcatatatatatatatatcaataagcTTTAAAAGATTTAGAAATATATACATGTAGTGGTTGGGTTTTGGTCCCGTGGTTGGTGCCCATTTTTAATTACTCGCTGAATCATAGATTCGCATCCATAATAGGATCGacatgcttagattatgtctgttTCAATGATAATTCAACTTGTATACTTTTCCATAAGTAGTCTCGTGCGCATTTCGATTTAGTATGATATAATTGTCATCGATTTAAActgtaaaaattaatataatgggTCAATAATCCATGCTATGTGATTATTATAACAAGTACAAATTCGTACTTAGGGTTAAAGTCGTCGTCAAATCAAAAAATTACATGTTCATTAGCAGGATACATGATTTATTATTTATTGACGAGGATATCACGTCTTAGATTTGAGTTGATAGAGAAACGTCATGTCTCGCAATGAATGAAGCGTCCCACAGCTCAATTGCATGAATTGGATTTGGAAGTCGATATCAAGTCGTTGATATCGATGTTTAACTAATCACAGGAAAGATATTACATTCAGCACATGTCATCTACATGACATGTAGGTTAGGTGTTGTATGTATAAGATATCAAATTAATATTGATAAAGACGGTTGAAGATTATCTCatccaaaaatattttttatataatatatttttattattttattattagatataaaaatttatttttaacacAATCAAAAAGTTATTTTTTACCAACGACTATATTGATTGCCGGAAGGATAAGAAATCACTTTCGATTTAAATCTTCATAATAGATGACGCTTCGGATGATCTCGTCGGAAGATTGATGTTTTCACATCAAAGGCACATCAAAATAATCACCTTAGTAGTTTgatatttttatcttaaaaataccTCAAATAATCTTATATACATGAATCTAAAGTACATGACTCAAATGTCAATAATATCTTTCTCTAATAATTAaactaatgatgatgtctttttaatcatttattttttattttggatttGATGTTGATTTAATCTTGATGCCAAGATCCCTTTTGGAGTGAGGCGTGAAGTTCTTTCATAGTCGTGAAAACATTATGGCATCATACTCTTTTGTACGAAGCAAAATTAATCaccctataaattttttgataaatgagaatgatttatctaaaaaatatatttttattgattaatAGATTAAAATTGATGATGATGTTTCAATCGCTTGCATCATCAACAAAGCGATCGAGCAAAGGAAGAAGACGGGTCCGTTTGACAAAGTACGAAACACTCATTCAAACAAGCCTAATTAATTTGCAACCTTGATCTTGTTTTCTTCTCTATAAATAAATACGTGTGATTTTATGGTCATCGAGAAAAGTCAAACACAACGAAATGCATATTTAAATTCGACAAAAAAGACTATTTGGACATGTTGAAATTGGACGAAGGCGGTCCGATGGTATCGGTGACGACCTCAGCTAAAAGCTTGATGTCTGTTCAAATTGGCCGTGAAGACGACGTCAAAGGAATGCTCACTTAGGCTTGACTTCATGTGGAATTAGTAGAGACGATAGTTTATAAGATGATGATGCCGTGTGATTCGCGTGTTATGACGACAAGTGCTGATCCTGTAACACTATGCCTAGTAGAAGACGAAGAAACATCGACTCCTTCCTTTTTCTCTAATCAACTTTGTTCTCCCCAACAAATCCCTCCTTTGAAACCTAATCCCATAGCGTGATCCATGTTTAGGGGGTTGATTAGGCATTTATCATATCACTTAATATATTTCTTTAATAATTCAGtagtcaaagaaaaaaaaagattttgaatAAGATGAAATTTGAAAgaggtttcaaaaaaaaaaaatcaatatatgtGCCCCTTTACATGATCAATCGACGGTTATATTACCTTATGTAATTAGTTAATTTGAGCatctcgatctttatatttttaaaagttataaaaataaaatatttaatcttattttttcttATACCATTGATTTTACTGATGGAAATATTATAGGGCTTATCACCGAGTGCTTACTATTTTTGTCTCACTTTGATTTACCACTACGCACGTATGATATTTTAATTAACATAATCGATGACATAAggagaaacgagattaaatgtttcactttcataaatacaGACATCTTAATATaactattaaaaatataaaaattaagatactataaataattaattatagaaataatatgtaattacgcTCCTAATCACTCAAATCTTATACAATCATTTCTTAAATTCTAAGAGTTAGTCGGTCATTAATAGCTCGAACTAATAACACATTAACGTAAAACACTAAAGTAGTGGAGTCTAACATAAAGAAGATGGAGAGTTGACTCTTTGACTTTTTCTCCAgttaattactaataatatttcaGCTTATTATAAGCAACCAaatacattaatttttttttccaactTATTAAAATATGTCAAGAATAACGCTGTCTAAATTTTCATCCAAGAAATACAAAACATAAAGCGATGTTTCATTTAAATGCTAAAAATagattatgcaaaaaaaaaaaacaatttactAAATGATCAACTAATCAAGTCAAAGAGCTTCGTAGAGGTGCCTTCAAATTGGGCCCATTTACATTCGGTCTGTTATCTTAGCATCAGGCCGACACGGCCCAGTTTACAACTGAGCCGCGTGAGTTTGAGTCGGGTCGTGTTTCGGGCTCGTTCGCTGCCCGCCCCCCTCTCCGATGGGGAGAAGCGAGAAGCTTATTTGAACCGTCGGATCTGGAATTAGCGACTCGGATCATCGGGGA encodes the following:
- the LOC135680296 gene encoding arogenate dehydratase/prephenate dehydratase 2, chloroplastic-like, whose product is MAITVHPPPLPPANVISRKSGSVSLSIGVRAAANFEQNKQQRQERQVEQGRRKDIRTSRPSSPLGASDEVASRLGYEIAIANLERLFWQQAATGVQPPASGEPSGRPVRVAYQGSRGSYCQEAAARAFPSSACEAFPCAHMEEAFDVLEDHSADRAVVPAENSLDGPIDRNLDLLLRHPGIRILGELVLPVNHCLLSLPGVLRSGLRRVISHPQALSHCRRSLEALGLEVDEVSSATDAARFVAENRVADTAVIGSRMAAREFGLRVLKPNFQDHHLGGNLTRFLQLGLSSGHAQASSSIGGGAAHKTTVVFTLDGGASDLFRAMWIFESRDLRVTRVDHRPNRAKPLRVVDRGDDGLRNVTYLDYVFVLDVEGSASDPVVEAALARLNEMAVFARVLGSYTCTYQGIN